The following is a genomic window from Sphingorhabdus sp. Alg231-15.
AGAAACTCTGAATAATAGTCAGCGGGGACCGGAGTGCTTCGAACCTCCGGTCCCCGCCTATCCTGAGAAGCCTGCGACCCTACGGGAATTGCTTTCTCAGAAATCTTTGAATCATCTAAATCAAGCCACTAGAACTGCACTTTCAATCCGCCGCGTCCGCCAATGCCGGTATAGTCGCCGCTGACATCAGCATTGCCTTCAATGAAGCCAGTGACGCCTCCCTGCGTGGCAATGCTTAGGCCCAGTTCCAACCGCCCGAACGTCCTGGACAATCGGTTGTCAATTTCGATGGAGCTGTCACCACTGGTAAATGCTAATCCATCACCTGTTTGTTTTTGTTGCACCGCTTGCCCACCGAGATAGTAGGTCATGTTATTGCCGCCCCAGATCGTCGCCTCTCCGCCAAGTCTGGCCCCGGCCATAGCGCGTACACCATCAAATTCATCAAAAGCGATTTCGGCTCCAAGTGCGGAAAAATCATCCAGACTGGCGCGTTGATATTCGAAGCTGGTAAGCGGCTGGACGAAAAACTTCTCGTCACCAAAGCGATAGCCGGCTTCAAGCCTTACGCCATAGGCAGAACCATCAAGATCCGCAGTATAGCCCGCCGATCGCGCCCTGACATCAGCTGCAATAAAGTCGTATTTGGCTAGTGCGTTGGCAAAGAAGCGATCGCTTTTCAGGCCGGCATAAACACCAATGTTAAAGGCGTCGTATCGGACATTATCAGCGGTTCCATCAAAGCCCAGATTTGAATTCAAATAACCAGCTGTGAGACCAAATAACCCGCCATCGCCAGTCACTCCGGAACCAAATTCATAGCCAGCCTGAAGCCCGAAATAATCCTGCTCATAATTTACCGCGACCGGTTCTGTCAGGCCGCCTTCGCCAAATTCGAAACTGTCATCCTGATTGGTGACGGTGCCATATATCTGCATCCATGCTGGAGAAGCGGAACTATCTGTTGGAGTCGCCATATGAGCGGCCCAGGCATCGGCAGAGCGATACCAGAGTGATTGCGCCCCTTCGACAAATTTCAGTGTCTGGAATACGGGCGTGCCGATCGTATTGGTAAGATAGAAGTCATTGTCGGGCGCCTCGTAAAATACGGAATAGGCAAAGAAACCTATGGTAGCGCCAGGCTCATCAAGCGCAAAGGCGTCCTCGTTTGTTCCGGCTCCGGCATCGACAACCAGGACCCTGTTACCAAAATTCGGACTGGTGCTAATGTCGTTAATGGCAAATGTCGTGTTGCCTGTTGCGGTGCCCGCAACCACCAAAACATCTGCCGAACCTGTTCCATCGAAACTAACATCGAGACCGAAACTGCCATCACCGCTGCCAGCATAGTCACCCCAAATGGTCAGACTGTTGCCAACCATATCATTTCGCATCTCGATCAGGCCGTTATTTACGAACTGCTCAAGGCCGGTGAAAGCGATGATCCCGCCAACGGACACTGTACCTTCATTGGTAAAAAGGTCGGTGCCGGTGCCAAAGTCGCTGTCCAGCGTCGCATTGAACAGGCCGGTATTTAAAGTGATATCGTCAAAGGCACTTAACTGCACACGGCCGTTAACCGTGCCGCTATTGGTCAGCTGTGTCACACCGCCAATGGCTTCCAGAGCAAAGCCCGCACCGCTTTCCAGCGTGCCGCTATTGTTGACTGCAATAGACGAGCCGGTAGTAACTGCAGTGATCGCGTTGCCGGTACCCCCTGCAACTGTGCCGCTGGTGGTAACAGAGGCAGCTTCAGTTCCTTCCTGCAGCACGTTAATGCCATCCACGCCGCCACTCACATCAGCTGCCGTGACCGATAGAGACGTGCCAGCGGCGGAGTTAACCGCATCAATCCCATCGGCTTCAGTCCCGCTTACCGAGCCAGTCGCGCTTATGTCCAGTGCGCCGGTGCCGAAATTTCTGGCAAATATCCCGTTGGCCTGACCCGCGGTATCTGCTGCCGCGATTGTGAGCGACGTACCAAAGGCGGAGTTATAGGCATCAATACCTTCATCTGAATGTCCGTTCGCCGTGCCAGTCGACGTGATGCTGAGCGCGCCATCACCTCTGTTCCTTGCAAATAGACCGTTTACACCGCCGTCCGTGTTGACTGCGTTGACCGTAAGACTGGTGCCGTTTGTGGAGTTATATGCCTCAATACCATCGCCAGCATCCCCGCTAGCGCTACCTGTTGAATTGATCGCCAGCGCGCCATCGCCATCATTGTCAGCGAAAATGCCGTTATCGGAGCCGGTCGCTACATTGCTGGTAATGGTCAGATCAGTGGTGCCCGCATTGTTTATGGCATTAATCCCGTTCCCGGCCTGACCAATGGCCGTGCCCAGCGCAATGATCGTCAGCGATCCGCCGAAGTTATCGGCGTCTATACCATCCGTCGCACCGGTTGTGGTTGTACCCGTTTCCTGATCAATCTCCATCGAAGCAGAGACATCATTGGCGCTATTATAAGCGAAGATACCGGCCGCGCCTTGACCTGTAACATCACCGGTGACGCTGACGGTCAAGCCAGCGCTGCCGAAATTTTCCGCGCGCACGCCAATTTGTCCGCCGGTAACATCTGCTGCTGTTATTGATAGCGAAGTACCATTGGCTGTGTTGAAAGCGAAAATACCATCGGAAGCAGTCCCAGTCGTGGCGCCTGTCGACGTGACCGTCAGCGCGCCTTCGCCATCGTTATACGCGAAAATGCCGTTGCTGGCGCCAGTGGCAACATTGCTGATGACCGTAAGGTCAGTTCCATCAAAAGAGTTCTGCGCAGTAATACCATTTAGCAGCCCTCCTGACGCCGCGCCACTTGACGTAACCGTGAGCGCCCCCTGTCCATTGTGGTCGGCGAAAATACCGTTATTGGCGCCGGTCGCCACGTTGCTGGTGATCGTCATGTCGGTACCAGTCGCAGTATTCTGGGAGTAAATGCCATCAACAGAAGTACCGATCGCCGTGCCAGTTGAATCGATCGTAAGCGCACCGTTGCCCTCGTTAAGAGCGTAAATGCCATGGTCAGCACCATCTGTGTCCGCTGCCGTCACCGCCAGATCGGTGCCATTCGGTGAATTTCGTGCGTAAATGCCGTCAGAACCGGCGCCGATCGCTGCGCCCGTTGAATTGACCGTAAGCGCGCCTTGGCCCCCGTTAAGAGCTTGAATGCCATTTTCGCCGCCGCTTGTATCGGCGGCATTCACGGTCAGCGCCGTACCATAGACAGAGTTAAACGCAGAAGTACCACTTCCAACCTCCCCGGTCGTCGTCCCGGTGGTGGTGATCGTCAGCGCGCCGGTCCCAAGATTAAGCGCGGCAACACCGATCAGATTGCCAGTCGCCACATTGCTGGTAATTGTCAAATCGGTGGCGCCCAATCCATTGGTTGCGAATATCCCTGAAACGGCCTCACCCTCGGCCGTACCTGTCGAATTAATGGTCAACGCGCCAGTGCCATCATTATCCGCATTGATGCCATTAATGCCACCAAGGCTATCCGCCGCATTGATCGTCAGATCTGTACTATTGCTAGAGTTGATGGCCTCAATACCATAAAAATTGGTACCGGTTGCTGTGCCGGTTGAGGTGATGGTCAAGGCGCCTACGCCTTCATTATAGGCAGAAATACCGTTCTGCCCGCCGCTGGTGTCCACGGCACTGATGATCATATCACCACCGACGGGCTCATTTTGGGCGTTGATCCCGTCAAAGGCGTCGCCGTTTGCCATGCCGGTCGATGTCACGGTCAGTACGCCAGTGCCGCCGTTATAGGCTCTGATACCCATGTTGGCTCCGTCCGCAACGTCACTGGTGATCGTTAGATCAGTGGTGCCCGGACGATTGAAGGCGTTAATGCCATCTCCTGCCTGGCCCTCCACAGTCCCCAGCGCGCTAATGGTCATCGCACCACTGAGATTAATTGCGTCAATACCGGCGACCGCGCCGGTGATGGTCGTCCCCGCATCCTGATTTATTTGCAACATGCCAGACAGGTCATTGACGCTGTTATAGGCGTAAATGCCATCATCGCCCTGGCCGGTAATGTCGCCAGTAGTGCTGATGGTCAGGCCCGCGCTACCGTCATTTGTGGCGACTATTCCATAGGTTCCCCCTATAACGTCCGCTGCCGTGATCGACAGGGAAGTACTATTGGTGGAGTTCAATGCCAAAATACCGACTTCGGTAGTTCCGGTTGTCGTGCCGGTTGTATTAATAGTCAGCGCCCCTCTACCCTCGTTAAGAGCCTGAATGCCATATTCTCCGCCGGTTGCTATGTTGCTGTTGACCGTTAGGTCGCTTGCACTGCCAAAGTTACGCGCGAAAATGCCATCAGCGGTGTCGCCGTCAGCGGTGCCGGTGGACGTCACGGTCAAGGCAAGCGTGCCTTCGTTGATTGCGAGAATACCGTTTTCGCCACCCATGGTCTCGACCGCATTGACAGTCAGATATGTTCCAGCATTATATGCATCAATGCCATCGTAAAACTCTCCAACAGCCATGCCGGTAGACGTGACTGTTATCCCGCCATCCCCTTCTTGAGTGGCGTAAATGCCGTCATTGGCACCGATCGCCACGTTGCTTGTGATGGAAAGGTTCAAGGTATCCGTTTCGTTCTGGGCGCTAATTCCGTTCCCCGAGATACCGGTAACAATGCCGTTAGATACCAGAGACAAGGAACCGCCAACTTCATTGTCAATACTGATACCATTTTGTTGTCCGGTTATAGCCGCAGCCTCTGCATCATCGAATGATGCGCCGTCTACGCCGTTAATTGTCAACGCATTGTCGACCGCCGTCGTTATGCCGAACCCGGCTTCTGTGGTAACTGTGACCGGTGTACCGCCGAGTATCTGTGTTGTATCTGCAGCTGCATCAGCAGGACCAGAGCAGACAAAAACACCGGAACCGGGAGCAGTTTCGGTACATGTACCCGCCATCGCAGGCGCCGTTCCAAGCATTCCGGTACCGAACAGCAATGCCGTACCAACGGCCGCGGCCGATACTGTCAAACGGAGCTGGCCTGTCTGTGGGACTATGCTGGCGGTGCCGCCCTTCCATTCTACGAGACGTCCCCCGCGATTGAGGAGGCGTATCGGTGATATGTCTGAAATCAAGTCAAAACGGGGCATTGGATTTTCCTTGCTGAATATTGATTTTTTTGAGTGTGAAAAGTCCGGTTGCGGGCGTCAGTCGCTAACGGCTCTCGGTTTATGGTTGGTGGTGAAATTGGCGAATGCGGCCGTGCACAATCTGCGCACCCTTTGGACAGTGATGGGCTTCCGGCGACGCAAGATTGCGAATTTTTTGATTCGGTTCCAACAATATGAAACCAATTGATGCGAACCGGTGCGTTAAACTGATCGCCTGATCCTGAATGCCTATGGAGCTAACCGCATTTGGGTTTCCCCTGAGATGGTTTTTCAACGAAGCTTTGATCATGAAAATGCTTTCTGTTTCTATTCCCATTTGCCGCTGCCTCATTCATCCACTCGATTTTCGCCGCCGTCTATCGACAGGCTCGCAATGCGAGTGTGCAATTATGCAGGTACTGCAGTGATCACCAGAAAAGGTATTAATATGAATGGATTAGCGAGATTGATTGTGTGTCATCAATCTTGTTTTCTGGATATCAAATCCGATGCCAATGCTTCTATTTAATTGGGGGTACGCAACCCATGACGTTCTTCAGGTTCATCCGTGATGCGAAGCGTTCTTCAAACAACTTTTTGGATCACAAGGAACGCGATGGCCTCAGAATGAGTCGTCAAAGCAAGGGTAAGATGACATATTCAATGGCGGGGCAATCCAGGGAGCCTGGATGAGATGACTACGTTTTCCCCACGGGCTGGCAAATGTTCGATGCCGATTGATATTGTACTGCACCGGCATCGCCAAAGGTGATACCGATCATTGAGACAGCTATGCCGTCATATGCCTTCACCCAGGCTGCTTCGGCGTCCGAATCAAATTCGGATCCAAGGATATCTCTAAGCATTGCGATAAGCGCACGACCGACGTCGTGATAATGTTCGGCCCGGACTCCATAGTCAATGTGACGGCTCGCCAGATCGCCCAGCATCGGCAACAATTCAGGCAGGTTATGAATCTGCGATACGATCAAACCCAACATGTTGGTCAGTTTCTTTGATCGAATAGAGCTGTCTCTATCAAGCAAATCTTCCAGTTCCGGCTTGATCCTGAAGAGATGCCGATAGAAAATTTCTTCCGCATAGACGCTGTCCGCGCCGATGATCAGGAAGGTTCGCCTGATCATGTCAACTTGTGAAACCGTTAGAAATCTCTTGGATCTTGGTTGATAAAACATGGAATTCGGCTTCCTGATGTCCGGTTGTCGGCACCGGCGCAAAACCGTATCTTTACAAGAGCGACTTTACACGGCGTTACAAATCAGTATTCTCGTTAGTTTACAATTTGTCCCCGCTGAACCCGAAAATTTGCACCTCCACCATGCGCAAACCCAACAACTTTGTTTTCATCAAACCGGTTGTCCAGATTGATGCGCGCAAAAATAGGATGAAATAATTGTGTCTTTTGACTGGAATAATCTCAAAATTGTTCTTGCAGCCTCGCGCGCCGGATCTCTTGCACGCGCTGCGCATCTATTGGACCTCGATCAATCGACAACAGGAAGACGGCTGACGGCTCTGGAGGCCGACATTGGCACGTCACTATTCGCGCGAACGAAGACCGGATTGGTTCCCACCGAAATCGGCAAGCTCATTATAGAGCGTGCGGAAGAAGTTGAACTGCGCATGCAGAATTTGGTCGACGAAATCGCCGTCGATGACGGCAGCATCGTCGGACTGGTGAGGTTGATTTCAAGTCCATGGATTCTGGAAGAGCTCACGCGTGCGGCGTTGCCAGATCTTCTGAAAAGAAACCCAGGTCTCGACATTCGCTTGCTTGGCTTGATCCCGGCCTCTCCCATCCGCGGGGAGGTCACGCTCTCGCTCTGGTTTGAAAACCAGCCCCGGGTCAGCGAGTTTGCCGTGAATCTGGGTGAAGTGCATTACGGCATTTATGCGCGAAAAGATCGCGATCCAGGCGAATTGGAATGGGTTTCGTTCTTTGATGAAGACGCACCGCGGACCGCGCCCGTCCGGCTGTGGGAAAAGATCCGCGGAGATCGGGGTCATCGGCCTCGATTGACCTCGACGGACGCCAGTGGTGTGATGAGAGCCGTAGAAGCCGGAATCGGCAAGGCGGTGTTACCGATATGCGTTGCTGAACGGTCTGATTTGATCGTGCCCTTTGGTGACAAGCCATTCGAACTTTGCAGAACGCTGAAACTACATGCTCACCCCGATACGGTTCAGGCAAACCGAACCCAGGCCGTGATGGAGATGTTAAGAGTCCGGTTCGCGGAAACATTCTCGCGTCCCCAAGGCGATCACCGATTCATGGCCGATAACTGAAGACAGATTGAGTTAGCGCCGCCGGTGAAGCGGCTGCGAAACTATCCTTACACAAGCTCCTTGTTGACGCTCAGCACTTCGTCATGTGGCGGAGCAATGCCGCTAATTATCTCAGAAAAATAGGTTTTTTAGTCCCCAATGCGGTTCTTGCATAAATGCAAGCGGGCATTGCAGCGCTGTCGATAGACGACGGTCACAATCGCGTGGATGAATGAGGGAGCGACAAAAGGGAACATAAAGAGAAAGAATATTCATGGCTAAAGCTTCGTTGAAAGAGGGTCCTCGTTCGAAGACCAAACAAGGCACTGTTAGGGCAGACCCAGCTCAGCGGGAAGACGTCGGCGAGATACCGCAAATGCCGGATTCCGCGAACCCGAAAGAGACCAATCCTCCGGTGGAAGAGGGCCTAAAAAAGCCATCCACTGAAAAAAATGAAGGCGCAATCGCGACGGCTGAAACCGCGACGGCCGCAATCGCAACGGCCCAGATCAAGGCCAGCGTTGATTCTCCCCAAACCACCACATTCACGCAATCGGGCGGATTGGTTGATCGGCTGGCGGCTCTGAAAGTCTCATTGATTTTCTCGTCTTACCAGTCTGGTCTGCTGTATATGCTCGGGTGCAAACCCGGCGGCGGTGCACATCTTCATCAGTCAGCAATGAAAAAGCCGATGGGCTTATGCGTCGAGGATAGCGATAGTTTCACGCTCTCTGCGGGCTTCCAGATCATGCGGTTTCAAAACGGCCTGGACGCGAATGAGCGGGTGAACGACATGTTCGATGCCTGTTATGTTCCTCGGCAGACCTATAATACCGGCGAGCTGGATGCGCATGATATCGGCATCGACAAAAACGGTTTGCCGCTGTTCATCAACACGCGGTTCAACTGTCTCGCCACAACTGATCCGAGGCACAGCTTCCGGGAAGTCTGGCGCCCGGCCTTCATCTCGGCACTGATCGATGAAGACCGATGTCATTTGAACGGGCTTGCCATGGAGGATGGCGAGGCGGCTTACGTCACCGCAGTCAGTCAATCCGACACAATTGATGGCTGGCGCGACCGCCGAGATGATGGCGGCATCGTGATCGATGTTCGCAGCAATAAGATTGTCTGCAAGGGTTTGTCGATGCCGCACTCCCCACGTCTTCATAATGGAGAGTTGTGGTTACTCAATTCCGGCACCGGTGAACTGGGTGTTGTCGAAGGCGTAGCGAGCGGCAAAGGCAAATTCGTTCCGCGCGTATTCTGTCCGGGTTTTAGCCGCGGTCTTGCGATCAAGGACGGCTTCGCTTTTGTCGGCTTATCGAAGCCCCGTTACAAACGCTTTGAAGGACTGGCGCTCGACCAACGGCTGGCGGAGGCCGATAGCGCGCCTTGGTGCGGTATCCAGATCATCGATCTGGCCAAGGGCGCTTGTGTCGACTGGTTCCGCATCGATGGGGCCGTCTCCGAAATCTATGATGTTGCATTGCTGGAAGGTCATGCCTGCCCAATGGCGATCGGGCCGACTGCGCCCGAAATGGCTAAATTCATCACTCATGAAAAACCGGAAAATGGCGGCGGGTGACGCCTCCTAACCGGATCCAGAATTTGGGTGCTTGTTATTCAGGAAGGAAAATCAATGCCTCGTTTTAATCTGCTGTCAGATCCCTCACGCAGAAGCGTCCTCCACCGCGGCGGGCGTATCGTCAAATGGAAAGGCAGCACCGCCAGTATGGTTCCGCATATTGCCGAACTGCGCCTGACCGTATCGGCTGCCGCGGTTGGTGCGGCGCTGATATTCGGTGCGGGATTTGGCGGCACCGCCCCTGCGCTGGCGGGGACATGTGTCGAGTCCGCAGCGATTCCGAACAGTTTTACTTGCTCTGGCCCTTCAGATGCGGACACAGACGTTGAGCAGGTGTTGGGCGGTGTTGCGGTTGCCGTCTCGACCGTGGAAGGTTTCGGGATAGCGGTAGATAACGCCGATGCGTTTGAAATTAGCGGCATATTTGGTGCCAGATTCGAAGATATCCAAGATTCCTATTCTGCCATTGTCGGCCGGGAAAATGGCATTCTCATAACCAATGCTGGTGGCGGCCTGCTCTCTGTGACTTCAACCAGCACCATCAGAGGACAGACCCGCTCCGGAATTTCTGCCACAAATTTCGCCGGCGGCACGGATCTTACGATCGCCAGCAATGATACGGGTGGCGCCCTTGACGGCATTTATGCCCTCAACCAAGGCACCGGCGTGCTGACGATCACTGCGACCGGCATGACCAGTAGCGTCAATACCGACGGTATTTATGCGGTCAATGAAGGTACCGACCTGACGATCACCGCAGCGGACGTGACGGCCGCGGATCATGGTATCAACGCCGGTAATGAAGGCACCGGTGACCTAACCATTAACGTCACCGGCGCTGTGATTGCCGACGGCGATGATGGCATTCTAGCCGTCAACGGCAACGGCACCACGGACCTAACAATCACCAGTAATGTGGTAACCGGTGCTGAAAGAGGTATTAGCGCAACCAGCACCGGCAATGGCGCGCTGACGATCACGTCAACCGGCACGGCAACGGGATTTGGCTCTGTCGGCATTTATGCGTATAACCAGACCGCCACAACCACATCTCTGTCGGTTACCGCTGCAGATGTAACCGGGACCGCCGGGATATATGCCTTAAACAATGGCTCTGAGGGCCTGACCATCACCACAACGGGAGATATCAGAGGCGAGACCTTCGACGGTATCAGCGCCTATAACGACGCCAATGGCGGCGCTCTCACCTATATGGAGATCAATCAGGCCGAAGACACAGTCATTTATGGCAGAGATAATGGTATATTCGCCAATAATTTTGGCGGATCGCTGACGATTTATGCGCAAGGCACAGTCCGCGGTGATACCGAAAGCGGAATTAATGCCTATAACCGTGCCGGAACTGAAAACCTGAGAATCACAAGCAATATAGCAAG
Proteins encoded in this region:
- a CDS encoding autotransporter outer membrane beta-barrel domain-containing protein codes for the protein MPRFDLISDISPIRLLNRGGRLVEWKGGTASIVPQTGQLRLTVSAAAVGTALLFGTGMLGTAPAMAGTCTETAPGSGVFVCSGPADAAADTTQILGGTPVTVTTEAGFGITTAVDNALTINGVDGASFDDAEAAAITGQQNGISIDNEVGGSLSLVSNGIVTGISGNGISAQNETDTLNLSITSNVAIGANDGIYATQEGDGGITVTSTGMAVGEFYDGIDAYNAGTYLTVNAVETMGGENGILAINEGTLALTVTSTGTADGDTADGIFARNFGSASDLTVNSNIATGGEYGIQALNEGRGALTINTTGTTTGTTEVGILALNSTNSTSLSITAADVIGGTYGIVATNDGSAGLTISTTGDITGQGDDGIYAYNSVNDLSGMLQINQDAGTTITGAVAGIDAINLSGAMTISALGTVEGQAGDGINAFNRPGTTDLTITSDVADGANMGIRAYNGGTGVLTVTSTGMANGDAFDGINAQNEPVGGDMIISAVDTSGGQNGISAYNEGVGALTITSTGTATGTNFYGIEAINSSNSTDLTINAADSLGGINGINADNDGTGALTINSTGTAEGEAVSGIFATNGLGATDLTITSNVATGNLIGVAALNLGTGALTITTTGTTTGEVGSGTSAFNSVYGTALTVNAADTSGGENGIQALNGGQGALTVNSTGAAIGAGSDGIYARNSPNGTDLAVTAADTDGADHGIYALNEGNGALTIDSTGTAIGTSVDGIYSQNTATGTDMTITSNVATGANNGIFADHNGQGALTVTSSGAASGGLLNGITAQNSFDGTDLTVISNVATGASNGIFAYNDGEGALTVTSTGATTGTASDGIFAFNTANGTSLSITAADVTGGQIGVRAENFGSAGLTVSVTGDVTGQGAAGIFAYNSANDVSASMEIDQETGTTTTGATDGIDADNFGGSLTIIALGTAIGQAGNGINAINNAGTTDLTITSNVATGSDNGIFADNDGDGALAINSTGSASGDAGDGIEAYNSTNGTSLTVNAVNTDGGVNGLFARNRGDGALSITSTGTANGHSDEGIDAYNSAFGTSLTIAAADTAGQANGIFARNFGTGALDISATGSVSGTEADGIDAVNSAAGTSLSVTAADVSGGVDGINVLQEGTEAASVTTSGTVAGGTGNAITAVTTGSSIAVNNSGTLESGAGFALEAIGGVTQLTNSGTVNGRVQLSAFDDITLNTGLFNATLDSDFGTGTDLFTNEGTVSVGGIIAFTGLEQFVNNGLIEMRNDMVGNSLTIWGDYAGSGDGSFGLDVSFDGTGSADVLVVAGTATGNTTFAINDISTSPNFGNRVLVVDAGAGTNEDAFALDEPGATIGFFAYSVFYEAPDNDFYLTNTIGTPVFQTLKFVEGAQSLWYRSADAWAAHMATPTDSSASPAWMQIYGTVTNQDDSFEFGEGGLTEPVAVNYEQDYFGLQAGYEFGSGVTGDGGLFGLTAGYLNSNLGFDGTADNVRYDAFNIGVYAGLKSDRFFANALAKYDFIAADVRARSAGYTADLDGSAYGVRLEAGYRFGDEKFFVQPLTSFEYQRASLDDFSALGAEIAFDEFDGVRAMAGARLGGEATIWGGNNMTYYLGGQAVQQKQTGDGLAFTSGDSSIEIDNRLSRTFGRLELGLSIATQGGVTGFIEGNADVSGDYTGIGGRGGLKVQF
- a CDS encoding globin domain-containing protein, coding for MFYQPRSKRFLTVSQVDMIRRTFLIIGADSVYAEEIFYRHLFRIKPELEDLLDRDSSIRSKKLTNMLGLIVSQIHNLPELLPMLGDLASRHIDYGVRAEHYHDVGRALIAMLRDILGSEFDSDAEAAWVKAYDGIAVSMIGITFGDAGAVQYQSASNICQPVGKT
- a CDS encoding LysR family transcriptional regulator, translating into MSFDWNNLKIVLAASRAGSLARAAHLLDLDQSTTGRRLTALEADIGTSLFARTKTGLVPTEIGKLIIERAEEVELRMQNLVDEIAVDDGSIVGLVRLISSPWILEELTRAALPDLLKRNPGLDIRLLGLIPASPIRGEVTLSLWFENQPRVSEFAVNLGEVHYGIYARKDRDPGELEWVSFFDEDAPRTAPVRLWEKIRGDRGHRPRLTSTDASGVMRAVEAGIGKAVLPICVAERSDLIVPFGDKPFELCRTLKLHAHPDTVQANRTQAVMEMLRVRFAETFSRPQGDHRFMADN
- a CDS encoding TIGR03032 family protein → MAKASLKEGPRSKTKQGTVRADPAQREDVGEIPQMPDSANPKETNPPVEEGLKKPSTEKNEGAIATAETATAAIATAQIKASVDSPQTTTFTQSGGLVDRLAALKVSLIFSSYQSGLLYMLGCKPGGGAHLHQSAMKKPMGLCVEDSDSFTLSAGFQIMRFQNGLDANERVNDMFDACYVPRQTYNTGELDAHDIGIDKNGLPLFINTRFNCLATTDPRHSFREVWRPAFISALIDEDRCHLNGLAMEDGEAAYVTAVSQSDTIDGWRDRRDDGGIVIDVRSNKIVCKGLSMPHSPRLHNGELWLLNSGTGELGVVEGVASGKGKFVPRVFCPGFSRGLAIKDGFAFVGLSKPRYKRFEGLALDQRLAEADSAPWCGIQIIDLAKGACVDWFRIDGAVSEIYDVALLEGHACPMAIGPTAPEMAKFITHEKPENGGG